One region of Pyramidobacter sp. YE332 genomic DNA includes:
- a CDS encoding UDP-N-acetylglucosamine--N-acetylmuramyl-(pentapeptide) pyrophosphoryl-undecaprenol N-acetylglucosamine transferase — MGGRGTGGHIIPSIAFGLWLQKRGESVIWLSGSRPLEDEIYKAHGVVPQRLSLEGSPLGVSGLRSLTRWKHLFSSFFEARAILKKERIDRCVLFGGYLSMPVLLAARCLHVPVLMHEQNTVAGKVTRFAARCGIPVACAWEDCKGLDTAKKIVTGMPLREIRLIDKKDAQKRLLGTFLRDDEKLIIILGGSLGSGGLRKVLQDAQNMIKSTSCKVLCMGIKAEDRPFPEALVHEACWDMTTVFSAADMIVCRAGASTLAELRALGIPVLVVPWLKAVGQHQLSNAQYFSKLTGAPVFLEGSSQEQFRAALQSVAERRVSCEDLSAGAVKLYEALRSLTV, encoded by the coding sequence ATTGGCGGCCGGGGGACCGGCGGTCATATCATCCCGTCCATTGCTTTCGGCCTGTGGCTGCAGAAGCGGGGGGAGTCGGTTATTTGGCTCTCGGGCAGCCGTCCGCTGGAAGATGAAATTTATAAGGCTCATGGCGTAGTTCCTCAAAGATTGTCGCTGGAAGGTTCTCCTTTGGGCGTGTCCGGCCTGCGTTCGTTGACGCGCTGGAAGCACCTTTTCAGTTCTTTTTTCGAGGCGCGCGCGATTTTAAAGAAAGAACGGATCGACCGTTGTGTGCTGTTCGGCGGTTATCTTTCGATGCCCGTCTTGCTGGCGGCGCGTTGCCTCCATGTTCCCGTGCTCATGCATGAACAGAACACTGTGGCGGGAAAAGTCACCCGTTTTGCGGCCAGATGCGGTATTCCTGTCGCTTGTGCCTGGGAAGACTGCAAGGGACTGGACACGGCAAAAAAGATTGTGACGGGGATGCCGTTGCGCGAGATCCGTCTGATCGATAAAAAGGACGCTCAGAAACGGCTGCTGGGGACGTTTTTGAGGGATGACGAGAAATTGATTATTATTTTGGGCGGCTCTCTGGGGAGCGGCGGCCTGAGAAAAGTGCTGCAAGACGCACAAAATATGATAAAATCAACGAGTTGTAAAGTCCTGTGCATGGGCATCAAAGCCGAAGATCGTCCTTTCCCTGAAGCGCTGGTTCATGAAGCCTGCTGGGACATGACGACGGTGTTTTCTGCCGCGGACATGATCGTCTGTCGGGCCGGAGCTTCGACGCTGGCAGAGCTTCGGGCTCTGGGAATTCCGGTGCTCGTCGTGCCGTGGTTAAAAGCCGTTGGACAGCACCAGTTGAGCAATGCCCAATATTTCTCCAAATTGACGGGAGCCCCCGTCTTTTTGGAAGGCTCTTCACAGGAGCAGTTTCGCGCGGCCTTGCAGTCTGTCGCAGAGCGGCGCGTGAGCTGTGAGGATCTGAGTGCAGGCGCGGTAAAACTTTATGAAGCCTTGCGCAGCCTCACAGTTTGA
- a CDS encoding FtsW/RodA/SpoVE family cell cycle protein produces MPLILSTLGVVVVSSMTGWDLSSPGLKQALWLMVALTGFIVVTQVPLSFWSRHSVFLLAVAFGLLAMTVFSPLKVVVKGASRWIRLGPVNFQPLEVVSFVMMIHLAKVYMRVDGMWKALILSGILFAPFALIIMKQPDFGGLLLLVGIVGALFIERYGILLPLVTGIAASPVLWYMANYGYRAERIETWLDPWTDPLGSGYQVIQGLIAFANGRIWGIGLGRSQQFLPEVHNDFIFPALGEQLGLVGTMSVFLLFVFWTLRVYAAYRKATPERRILIWGCCVAVLLPFFINLGGVMKLIPLTGMPLPFISYGGTSLVFMWARIGLLIRLIKEPIEDA; encoded by the coding sequence GTGCCCTTGATCCTTTCCACGTTAGGCGTTGTTGTAGTCTCGTCGATGACGGGCTGGGATCTTTCTTCGCCGGGATTGAAGCAGGCGCTGTGGCTCATGGTAGCTTTGACGGGATTTATCGTGGTGACGCAGGTGCCGCTGAGTTTCTGGTCGAGACACAGCGTTTTTTTGCTGGCCGTGGCCTTTGGGCTGCTGGCGATGACGGTCTTTTCTCCGTTGAAAGTCGTCGTCAAAGGGGCTTCCCGCTGGATCCGCCTCGGTCCGGTCAACTTCCAGCCGTTGGAAGTTGTGAGCTTTGTGATGATGATCCATCTTGCCAAAGTCTACATGCGGGTGGACGGCATGTGGAAAGCGCTGATCCTCAGCGGCATCCTGTTTGCTCCCTTTGCCCTGATCATCATGAAACAACCTGACTTTGGCGGTCTGCTGCTGCTCGTGGGCATCGTCGGCGCTCTTTTCATCGAACGGTACGGCATCCTGTTGCCATTGGTCACGGGAATTGCCGCGTCTCCGGTGCTATGGTACATGGCGAATTATGGATATCGCGCCGAGCGGATCGAAACATGGCTCGATCCCTGGACCGATCCGCTGGGTTCCGGTTATCAGGTTATTCAGGGACTGATCGCTTTTGCCAACGGGCGAATATGGGGCATCGGGCTTGGGCGGAGCCAGCAGTTCTTGCCGGAAGTGCATAACGATTTTATTTTCCCTGCTCTCGGGGAACAGTTGGGGCTTGTCGGCACGATGAGCGTTTTTCTTCTGTTTGTGTTTTGGACGCTGCGCGTCTATGCCGCATACAGAAAAGCGACGCCGGAACGGCGTATTCTCATTTGGGGATGCTGCGTCGCGGTACTGCTGCCGTTTTTCATCAATCTGGGCGGCGTCATGAAACTGATCCCTCTGACAGGCATGCCTCTGCCGTTTATCAGTTACGGAGGCACCTCGCTGGTATTCATGTGGGCAAGGATCGGTTTGCTGATCAGACTGATCAAAGAACCGATAGAAGACGCGTAG
- the murD gene encoding UDP-N-acetylmuramoyl-L-alanine--D-glutamate ligase, whose translation MVHKITVVGAGVSGRALALWAASRGAGVFVTDHRAEIPRETQELFSKTRIQWETGGHTPRCCECDLMVVSSGVSEKSDAVSMARAKNVPVQGELDLLAPFLKGKIIAVTGTNGKTTCTALIAHLLQSCGLNAVSVGNIGDPLAAHADRSYDAIVMELSSFQLHWNTQLRPDVAVLTNLAPDHLDWHGSYESYKSDKCKIFLPRQGECYAVTHDVDAFRVPAGRTVCALGRGNLRIDMDDSDVLLVDRERRRLLFRKSSLKLLGAHNLENAAMSCAAVALAFRDVDPSAGLASFEVLHHRCEPVGEHNGVLYIDDSKGTNVAAVIAALHSISGRKLVILGGQGKGERYDELARVVCEETFAAIVIGSEAEKIFAALRSAGYRHAVRAKDMGEAVKKASELAGPGDKVLLSPACTSWDMYHSYEERGDHFAQLVRTLF comes from the coding sequence ATGGTTCATAAGATCACCGTCGTCGGCGCCGGCGTGAGCGGAAGGGCTCTGGCGCTCTGGGCGGCCAGCCGCGGCGCCGGTGTTTTCGTGACCGATCATCGGGCGGAGATCCCCCGCGAGACGCAGGAGCTTTTCAGCAAGACGCGGATCCAATGGGAAACCGGCGGCCATACGCCCAGATGCTGCGAGTGCGACCTGATGGTCGTGAGCTCGGGCGTCTCGGAAAAATCGGATGCGGTGTCGATGGCCCGCGCAAAAAACGTGCCTGTGCAGGGAGAGCTCGACCTTCTCGCCCCGTTCCTGAAAGGAAAGATCATCGCCGTGACGGGGACAAACGGCAAAACGACCTGCACGGCGCTGATCGCCCACCTGTTGCAAAGTTGCGGTCTGAATGCCGTCTCCGTGGGGAACATCGGCGATCCCCTGGCGGCTCATGCGGACAGAAGCTATGATGCAATCGTGATGGAGCTGAGCAGTTTTCAGCTGCACTGGAACACGCAGCTCAGGCCGGACGTTGCCGTCCTGACGAATCTGGCCCCTGACCATCTTGATTGGCATGGCAGTTACGAGAGCTACAAAAGCGACAAGTGCAAGATCTTTCTGCCCCGTCAGGGGGAGTGCTACGCGGTGACGCATGACGTCGACGCGTTCCGCGTCCCGGCGGGACGCACCGTTTGTGCGTTGGGACGCGGCAATTTGAGGATCGACATGGACGACAGCGATGTGCTTCTGGTCGATCGCGAAAGACGCCGCCTGTTGTTCCGTAAAAGCTCATTGAAACTGCTCGGCGCCCATAATTTGGAAAATGCCGCCATGTCTTGTGCCGCCGTAGCGCTTGCGTTTCGCGACGTCGATCCCTCCGCGGGACTTGCCAGTTTCGAAGTCCTCCATCATCGCTGTGAACCGGTGGGCGAACACAATGGCGTCCTTTACATCGACGATTCCAAAGGGACCAACGTGGCCGCTGTGATCGCGGCTTTGCACAGCATCAGCGGCCGCAAACTCGTCATCCTTGGCGGCCAGGGCAAGGGCGAACGCTATGATGAACTTGCCCGCGTCGTGTGCGAAGAGACGTTTGCCGCGATTGTGATCGGTTCCGAAGCCGAGAAAATTTTTGCGGCGCTGCGGTCTGCCGGTTATCGACACGCCGTGCGGGCGAAGGATATGGGCGAGGCCGTGAAGAAAGCCTCGGAACTTGCCGGTCCCGGCGATAAAGTCCTTCTTTCTCCCGCCTGCACAAGCTGGGACATGTATCATAGTTATGAAGAACGGGGAGATCATTTTGCCCAACTCGTCAGAACACTGTTCTAA
- a CDS encoding phospho-N-acetylmuramoyl-pentapeptide-transferase has translation MMTLLAPHSLILLFVIFFCEVAAQHSWIDWMRRRHVSQVQKAYGTHIDEKIKAKVPAAGGVVFLLIGSGLLLTHMIRGDRAGVIFWSYPILSAMVGLCDDMLKFKNSSSEGLRSLQKFALQATTTGLWFILLALDGKVPALFWGFSIGGWIWPLALFFAVGIQNSVNVTDGLDGLAAGASVVTFVVLASLSPEPYLGSLTGLAVALGFLWHNCHPAQVFMGDAGAHFLAGLMASCAFMGAGGVLVLIPAGTGFGIEMLSVVIQLIAIHGWGRRVFRMSPLHHHFQLLGWPEDRIVVRFLLVHTLCSLLCAAAAQSVAFFFMP, from the coding sequence ATGATGACTCTTCTGGCTCCTCATTCGCTGATCCTTCTTTTCGTGATTTTCTTCTGTGAGGTCGCCGCGCAGCATTCGTGGATCGACTGGATGCGGCGCCGTCACGTGTCTCAGGTGCAGAAGGCTTATGGAACGCATATCGACGAGAAGATCAAGGCGAAAGTTCCTGCGGCGGGCGGCGTGGTATTTTTGCTGATCGGTTCAGGGCTTTTGCTGACTCACATGATTCGGGGCGATCGCGCCGGCGTGATCTTCTGGTCGTATCCGATCCTTTCCGCTATGGTCGGCTTATGCGACGACATGTTGAAGTTCAAAAACAGTTCCAGCGAGGGGCTGCGCAGCCTGCAAAAGTTCGCTCTGCAGGCGACGACGACGGGGCTGTGGTTCATCCTTCTGGCATTGGACGGCAAAGTTCCCGCTCTGTTCTGGGGCTTTTCGATCGGCGGCTGGATCTGGCCTCTGGCGCTGTTTTTCGCCGTGGGCATTCAGAATTCGGTGAACGTGACCGACGGTCTGGACGGTCTGGCGGCGGGGGCAAGCGTCGTGACTTTCGTCGTTTTGGCGTCGCTCTCGCCGGAACCTTACCTGGGATCTCTGACGGGATTGGCCGTCGCTTTGGGATTCCTATGGCATAACTGTCATCCCGCTCAGGTCTTCATGGGCGACGCGGGAGCACATTTTTTGGCCGGGCTGATGGCTTCCTGCGCTTTTATGGGCGCTGGCGGCGTGTTGGTCCTGATCCCCGCGGGAACGGGATTCGGCATTGAGATGCTGTCGGTCGTGATCCAGCTGATCGCCATTCATGGTTGGGGCCGGCGCGTTTTTAGAATGAGCCCCCTTCACCATCATTTTCAACTGTTGGGCTGGCCCGAAGACCGCATCGTCGTCCGTTTTTTGCTGGTCCATACGCTTTGTTCGCTGCTGTGCGCCGCGGCGGCGCAGTCCGTGGCGTTCTTTTTTATGCCGTGA